One Paroedura picta isolate Pp20150507F chromosome 16, Ppicta_v3.0, whole genome shotgun sequence genomic region harbors:
- the LOC143826442 gene encoding sulfotransferase 1C2-like: MDRGSAMRDPEPRSIQRETLVDVHGVPLFSSTLEKWAPLWSFKARPDDLLICTYPKAGTTWLQEIVEMVQSGGDPQKCARAPIYKRIPFIEIVHPLLAGLEDAEAMPSPRTLKTHLPAQLVPPSFWEQNCKIIYVARNAKDNAVSYFHFHRMDQEMPEPGTWDEFLENFMAGKVAWGSWSDHVKGWWEAKDRHPILYLFYEDMKEDLTREIRKVAHFLDKELPEAVLNRIVEHTTFDNMKANPMANYDTIPPSVMDPAVSTFMRKGIVGDWKEHFTVAQSEHLDEVCARELRGHGLNFRMEL; the protein is encoded by the exons ATGGATCGTGGATCTGCGATGAGAGACCCCGAACCCCGATCTATCCAGCGCGAAACACTAGTGGACGTTCACGGAGTGCCTTTGTTCAGCTCCACTTTAGAAAAGTGGGCTCCCTTGTGGAGCTTTAAAGCTAGGCCTGATGACCTTCTCATCTGCACTTATCCCAAAGCAG GGACCACCTGGCTCCAGGAAATTGTGGAGATGGTTCAGTCTGGAGGAGACCCCCAGAAATGTGCTCGGGCTCCTATCTATAAGCGGATACCGTTCATAGAGATTGTGCATCCTCTCCTCGCAG GCTTGGAAGACGCAGAGGCCATGCCTTCCCCACGGACGCTCAAAACTCACCTGCCGGCTCAGCTCGTGCCCCCTTCCTTCTGGGAACAGAACTGCAAG ATCATTTATGTGGCCAGGAATGCCAAAGATAATGCAGTCTCCTATTTCCACTTCCACCGTATGGACCAGGAGATGCCAGAGCCCGGAACCTGGGACGAATTCCTAGAGAACTTCATGGCTGGAAAGG TTGCCTGGGGTTCTTGGTCTGACCATGTCAAGGGCTGGTGGGAAGCCAAAGACCGTCACCCGATTCTGTATCTCTTTTACGAAGACATGAAAGAA GACTTAACCCGGGAAATCCGGAAGGTGGCTCATTTCCTGGACAAAGAGCTCCCGGAGGCAGTCTTGAACAGGATAGTGGAGCACACAACGTTTGACAACATGAAAGCCAACCCAATGGCGAATTACGACACCATTCCTCCTTCCGTTATGGATCCAGCTGTGTCGACATTCATGAGAAAAG GCATTGTGGGAGACTGGAAGGAACATTTCACCGTTGCTCAAAGCGAACACCTCGACGAAGTCTGCGCTCGAGAACTGAGGGGCCACGGCCTGAATTTCCGCATGGAGCTCTAA